The stretch of DNA TTGGTCATTACAGCGTGTATCGGACGATTACGCAGCCCCTGTGACAGTTCCGGGAGTTCCGGGGTGGACGACGCCCGAAAGGTTCGCACGTGTGGCGGAGCGCGCGGCGGAGGGCCCGGCTGCCGGACGACCGATCGGTCCGGCCCTCCGCCGGGAGGGCCGGACCGATCCACTGACCGGCGGGCACCGCCGGCCGGCAGGCCGGTCGGTGGCGTGGGGGGAGCCGGTCAGCGGCCCGGGGCGAGCGGCTCAGGGGGTAGCCGCCCGGGGGCCGTTCAGGGGGTCCGGGTGCGCCCGGAGCCGTACGCGGGACCGGAGTTGTGGCCACCCGCGCCGGACTGGCGGTCACCCGCACCGGACGGGTCGGTGTCGGACTGGCCGGCGCCGGGCTGCTGGTCGCCTGCGTCTCCGGCGTCGCCGGCCGCGTCGCCGGCCGCGCCGCCGCCGTCGCCCGCGCCGAGCGTCGCGCCCGTCGCCTGGAGGGCGGTGGTGACCGGCTGGAAGAAGGTTTCGCCGCCCCGGATGCAGTCGCCGCTGCCGCCCGAGGTGAGGCCGACCGCGCCGCCGTCCTGTGTGAACAGCGGGCCGCCGCTGTCGCCGGGCTCGGCGCAGACGTTGGTCTGGATGAGGCCCGTGACGGTGTCGACACCGCCGGTCTCGCTCTGGAAGTTGACGGTGGCGTCGAGGCCGGTGACCGTGCCGTTGTGCAGTCCGGTGGTGCTGCCCATGCGGAACACCGTCGCGCCGACGGTGGCCTCGGCCGCCCCGGTGATCTCGACGCTCTGCCCGTTGCCGACGTCGACCGCGCTCGGCGCCTGCGTGCCCGGGTCGTCGTACGTGACGAGGGCGAGGTCGCTGCCGGGGAAGGTGGCCTGGTCCACGGTGGCCACCGGCGCGCCGTTCTGGGAGTCGGACCACTGCTCGGCCGCGACGCCGCAGTGCCCGGCGGTCAGGAAGGCGGGACTGCCGTCGCCTGCGGTGACGTTGAAGCCGAGGGAGCAGCGGACGGTGCCGCCCTGCGTCCGGGCGAAGATGGCGTCGCCGCCGGAGGCGAAGGTCTTGAAGGTGCCGGCGGACTTCTTCAGGGTCGCCATGCCGGAGCCGAGGCCGCGGACGGTGGACCGGAGCCTGTTCCACCTGGCGCCGGTGACCGTGCTGTCGGCGGTGACCACGACCTTGTTGGTGCGGGGGTCCACGGCCCAGGAGGTGCCGGGGATGGAGGCCTCGGCCTTCAGGGTCCGGGCCGCGGAGTTCAGGGCGGCGGTGCTGTTGCCGACCTGGCGGACGGACGCGCCCGCCTTCTTCGCCCGGAGGACCATGCCGGAGTCGCCGCCCACCACGTTGACGACGAGCCGCCGTTCGGCGCTGTCGTAGTAGGAGCCCGCGAAGGAGTCGCCGAGCGCCGTGGCGAGTTGCGCGGAAAGGCCCGAGGCGTCCGCGGCCCTGAGGGTCCTGGGAGTGGCGTCGCCCGCCGCGCCGTCCTGGGAGGCGTTGGCGTTCGGGAGCAGCACCGCCGCCGCACCGAGCGCCACCACGCCGCCCGCCGCTATAGCGGCCTTGCGCTTCGGAATTCGCTTGTGACTCAAACTTCTCGACCTCCTGGGGACGGGGCCTGTACCGCCGTCCGGTGGCGGTTGGGGGACGCCTGGACGGCAGTTGGTACGCAGGGGGCGGGCGACGCGTTCAATCCCGATCGCCAACTCCTCACGGACCATGCCGAATCGGCCAACTCCCTGGGCCAGCAGTGGCCGATGGGACGCTCCGCGACCGCACGGCGACGGACGGTTGCGAACAGCAAGCGGAATCCAGGCTTCAGCGAATCTGCACATCGAATGCCCAACGAAGTCACCGCGGTCGGAGGATCTGCACAGCCGCGCGCCCCCTGCGAGGGCTTCGGGGCCCGGTTCCGGACGCACCGGCGCAAGGGCAAGGGAGGCGGTGCGCCGATGCGGTGCGGTGTGTGAAGAAGTCGCCGCCACGCCGTTGCCGAGCCTGCACGCTTCCCCGGTCACATCGACAAGTGCCCTGGTGGGAGGCCTGGTTGAGTGGAATCGGCGGGCCGCACCGTGCTTACATCCATCGCAGCGCGGGACCCCAGCCGGGCGCTCGGGAAGGGGCCCGGTACCCGCGGTCGCGGCCGTCTTTCCCCAGAGAAGGCCGCTCCCCCCTTGTGAGACATCCATATGAAGGGACGTTCCATCATGAACCCCACCCCCCAGGTTGAGACCGCCGAGATCTCCGACGCCGAGCTCGACAACGTCTCCGGCGGTCTGTCCGTGAACGCCCTGGGCACCGCCACCGGCCTGGTGGACAGCGTTGTCCCGGTCTCCGGCGTGGTGAACACGGCCGTCGGCACGGTCGAGGGTGCCACCGGTCTGAGCACCGCCCCGGTCGCCAACCTGGTCGCCGGTCTCTGATCGCACCTCGTTGCCGCCGAGTCCCGGGACCGCACGCCGGTTCCGGGGCTCGCGGTTGCCGCAGGAAGCCATAACGTGCAGTTCCGACAACAGGCCCTCGCCAAGCTCCA from Streptomyces sp. 6-11-2 encodes:
- a CDS encoding type A2 lantipeptide, yielding MNPTPQVETAEISDAELDNVSGGLSVNALGTATGLVDSVVPVSGVVNTAVGTVEGATGLSTAPVANLVAGL
- a CDS encoding S1 family peptidase, whose translation is MSHKRIPKRKAAIAAGGVVALGAAAVLLPNANASQDGAAGDATPRTLRAADASGLSAQLATALGDSFAGSYYDSAERRLVVNVVGGDSGMVLRAKKAGASVRQVGNSTAALNSAARTLKAEASIPGTSWAVDPRTNKVVVTADSTVTGARWNRLRSTVRGLGSGMATLKKSAGTFKTFASGGDAIFARTQGGTVRCSLGFNVTAGDGSPAFLTAGHCGVAAEQWSDSQNGAPVATVDQATFPGSDLALVTYDDPGTQAPSAVDVGNGQSVEITGAAEATVGATVFRMGSTTGLHNGTVTGLDATVNFQSETGGVDTVTGLIQTNVCAEPGDSGGPLFTQDGGAVGLTSGGSGDCIRGGETFFQPVTTALQATGATLGAGDGGGAAGDAAGDAGDAGDQQPGAGQSDTDPSGAGDRQSGAGGHNSGPAYGSGRTRTP